A stretch of the Acidobacteriota bacterium genome encodes the following:
- a CDS encoding chorismate-binding protein: protein MKALLAGDGPCFLLESVEGGDRVARWSFLGAAPSGEISGLAGDAFQLLKTLPTAELGEGDDLPPFTGGAVGYAGYDAVRRLERLPEKNPDPIGLPDAWFGIFDSVIAFDHARHRLLFVTHAGEGEEEEKRAFERLRKLESRAFASSAPPRPAASPSLTFKETLPVSSYVAAVEKAKEHIRAGDVFQVVLSRRWSAPFDGDAFAVYRALRSISPSPYQYFLRTPHGTIFGASPERLVRVAAAPGGAAVETIPLAGTRPRGATREEDLALEKDLLADAKERAEHVMLVDLGRNDLGRVSVPGSVRVKDFFAVERYSHVMHIASRVVGTLAPGRHAVDALAATFPAGTLTGAPKIRAMEIIEDLEPVRRGAYGGAVGYLDFAGNLDVAIAIRTAVVANGMLHVQAGAGIVADSVPESEALECENKARALMRAVARAGEFP, encoded by the coding sequence ATGAAGGCGCTGCTCGCGGGGGACGGGCCCTGCTTCCTCCTCGAGTCGGTCGAGGGCGGCGACCGCGTCGCGCGCTGGTCGTTCCTCGGCGCCGCGCCGTCCGGGGAGATCTCGGGCCTGGCGGGCGACGCCTTCCAGCTCCTCAAGACGCTCCCAACCGCCGAGCTCGGGGAAGGCGACGACCTGCCGCCGTTCACGGGCGGCGCGGTGGGCTACGCGGGTTACGACGCCGTGCGGCGGCTCGAGCGCCTGCCGGAGAAGAACCCGGATCCGATCGGCCTCCCGGACGCCTGGTTCGGGATCTTCGACTCCGTCATCGCGTTCGACCACGCCCGCCACCGCCTGCTCTTCGTGACGCACGCGGGGGAGGGGGAGGAAGAAGAGAAGAGAGCCTTTGAAAGGTTGAGAAAGCTCGAAAGCAGGGCCTTCGCAAGCAGCGCGCCGCCGCGGCCCGCCGCCTCGCCTTCTCTCACTTTCAAAGAAACTCTTCCGGTCTCTTCGTACGTTGCGGCTGTGGAGAAGGCCAAGGAGCACATCCGCGCGGGCGACGTCTTTCAGGTCGTGCTCTCGCGCCGCTGGTCCGCGCCGTTCGACGGCGATGCCTTCGCCGTGTACCGCGCGCTGCGCTCGATCAGCCCGTCTCCGTACCAGTACTTTCTGCGGACGCCGCACGGCACGATCTTCGGAGCCTCGCCCGAGCGGCTCGTGCGTGTCGCGGCGGCCCCGGGCGGCGCGGCCGTCGAGACGATTCCCCTCGCGGGCACGCGCCCCCGCGGCGCCACGCGCGAGGAGGACCTCGCGCTCGAGAAGGATCTCCTGGCCGACGCCAAGGAAAGGGCCGAGCACGTGATGCTCGTGGACCTCGGACGCAACGACCTCGGCCGCGTCTCGGTCCCGGGCTCGGTGCGCGTGAAGGACTTCTTCGCGGTCGAGCGCTACTCGCACGTCATGCACATCGCCTCGCGCGTCGTCGGGACGCTCGCGCCCGGCCGCCACGCCGTGGACGCCCTCGCGGCGACGTTCCCGGCCGGCACGCTCACGGGCGCGCCGAAGATCCGGGCCATGGAGATCATCGAGGACCTCGAACCCGTCCGCCGCGGGGCCTACGGCGGTGCCGTCGGCTACCTCGACTTCGCCGGCAACCTGGACGTCGCCATCGCCATCCGCACGGCGGTCGTCGCGAACGGGATGCTCCACGTGCAGGCGGGCGCCGGCATCGTCGCGGATTCGGTCCCCGAGTCCGAAGCGCTCGAGTGCGAGAACAAGGCGCGCGCGCTCATGCGGGCCGTCGCGCGGGCGGGGGAGTTCCCGTGA
- the hisF gene encoding imidazole glycerol phosphate synthase subunit HisF yields MTLAVRVIPCLDISGGRVVKGVAFEQLRDAGDPVEAAIRYEHEGADEVAFLDIAAPVEGRGTLLGLVRRVANVLSIPFTVGGGVRSVEDADALLREGADRVTVNTAAVNDPSLLTRLSTQFGRQCVVLAIDGKRVRDAEGRMQMMVTTHGGRKVTERTVTGWAAEAAAAGAGEILLTSVDADGTKEGFDLEMLRAVRGVVDVPVVASGGAGDLDDFARAVLIGGADAVLAASVFHDRVFSIVEVKAAMKRAGLAVRPVPPRATPLQPRYDANGLVPVVVRDVETGDVLTLAWANAQALERTRETGLSHFYSRSRQALWKKGETSGNVQEVVAISFDCDRDTVLYDVRPVGPACHTGARTCFTRVDSLAPAAGDAGRLDLTGLFATIADRRDRPEAGSYTNRLLDSGAARIAQKVGEEAVETALAAVGGSDEALANEAADLLYHLAVLLTARGLAPKDVAAVLEKRRGAPRRSPS; encoded by the coding sequence GCGTGATCCCGTGCCTCGACATTTCGGGCGGGCGCGTCGTCAAGGGCGTGGCCTTCGAGCAGCTGAGGGACGCCGGCGACCCGGTCGAGGCCGCCATCCGCTACGAGCACGAGGGTGCGGACGAGGTCGCGTTCCTCGACATCGCGGCGCCCGTCGAGGGGCGAGGCACGCTCCTCGGGCTCGTCCGCCGGGTCGCGAACGTCCTCTCGATCCCGTTCACGGTCGGCGGGGGCGTGCGGTCGGTCGAGGACGCCGACGCGCTCCTGCGAGAGGGGGCGGACCGCGTGACCGTCAACACGGCCGCGGTGAACGACCCGTCTCTCCTCACGCGGCTCTCCACGCAGTTCGGCCGGCAATGCGTGGTGCTCGCGATCGACGGCAAGCGAGTCCGAGACGCCGAGGGCCGCATGCAGATGATGGTCACGACGCACGGAGGCCGCAAGGTCACGGAGCGGACCGTGACGGGCTGGGCGGCGGAGGCAGCGGCCGCCGGGGCCGGGGAGATCCTGCTCACGTCGGTCGACGCGGACGGGACGAAGGAGGGTTTCGACCTCGAGATGCTCCGCGCCGTGCGCGGCGTCGTGGACGTGCCCGTCGTCGCCTCGGGCGGCGCGGGCGACCTCGACGACTTCGCGCGCGCCGTCCTCATCGGAGGGGCCGACGCGGTGCTCGCGGCGTCCGTCTTCCACGACCGCGTCTTCTCCATCGTCGAGGTCAAGGCCGCGATGAAGCGCGCGGGTCTCGCGGTACGGCCCGTCCCGCCGCGTGCGACGCCCCTCCAGCCCCGGTACGACGCGAACGGTCTCGTCCCCGTCGTCGTGCGCGACGTCGAGACGGGCGACGTCCTCACGCTCGCCTGGGCGAACGCGCAGGCGCTCGAGAGGACCCGGGAGACCGGCCTCTCGCACTTCTACAGCCGGTCCCGGCAGGCGCTCTGGAAGAAGGGCGAGACGTCGGGAAACGTGCAGGAAGTCGTCGCGATCTCGTTCGACTGCGACCGCGACACCGTGCTCTACGACGTGAGACCGGTCGGACCCGCGTGCCACACCGGGGCCCGGACGTGCTTCACGCGCGTGGACTCTCTCGCGCCCGCCGCCGGCGACGCGGGCCGGCTCGACCTGACCGGGCTCTTCGCCACGATCGCCGACCGCCGGGACCGCCCGGAAGCGGGCTCGTACACGAACCGCCTCCTCGACTCCGGAGCCGCCCGCATCGCGCAGAAGGTCGGCGAAGAGGCCGTCGAGACGGCGCTCGCCGCCGTCGGCGGCTCCGACGAGGCGCTCGCGAACGAGGCCGCGGACCTCCTTTATCACCTTGCGGTCCTTCTGACCGCGCGGGGTCTTGCGCCGAAGGACGTCGCCGCGGTCCTCGAAAAGCGCCGCGGAGCGCCTCGCCGGAGCCCCTCTTGA